Proteins from a genomic interval of Paenibacillus sp. RC334:
- the gltB gene encoding glutamate synthase large subunit produces the protein MRQTGLPPKQGLYDPQFEKDACGMGFVAHIKGKPSHDIVSQALTMLVNMEHRGGQGSEPNSGDGAGIMIQVPHLFFQEEAERLGFKLPKAGHYGVGMLFVSNDPKVREVHEQKLRDIIVDEGQNCLGFRDVPTYDEMLGKSAKAAKPGVRQVFIGRSSDLKEELDFERKLYVIRKRAELAIRYNEEDQNRESFYIPSLSCRKVVYKGMLTTEQVGKFYLDLQDERVTSAIALIHSRFSTNTFPSWDRAHPYRFMIHNGEINTMRGNVNWMHARQAQFESEAFGEDIGKVKPVINPDGSDTAMFDNTLEFLYLSGRSLPHVAMMMVPEPWNKHETMDPKKRAFYEYHSTMMEPWDGPAAMAFTDGVQIGAILDRNGLRPARYYVTKDDLIALSSEAGVLDIAPENVLYKDRLRPGRMLLVDTQEGRIISDEELKERIASEEPYQEWLDEHLVNLDELPEALEQPEPKHENVNQLQLAFGYTFEELRKILEPMALTGAEPIGSMGYDAPLAVLSDRPQRLYNYFKQMFAQVTNPPIDAIREEIVTSTATTIGPERNLLHPEPESCRQIRLDSPVLSNEEFAKIRHVHRPGFKSMTIPIFFEAKEGAEGLRKALEGLFEAADRVIDKGHNILILSDRGVDAENAAIPALLAVSSLHHHLIKQGTRTRVSILLESGEPRDIHHYAVLLGYGVSAVNPYLAFETLDVMIQQGLLRGVSHEKAIKNYIKAATKGVVKILSKMGISTIQSYRGAQIFEAVGLKQDFVDRYFTWTPSRIGGIGLEEVTVEALAHHNRAFTDKDGNDKVLDSGGEYQWRNDGEEHLFNPQTIHLLQQSVRSGDYKLYKKYAKLVQGETEQHLTIRSMLQLKPAGEPVPLEEVESAASIMRRFKTGAMSFGSISQEAHEDMAIAMNRIGGKSNTGEGGENPARFIPDANGDSRRSSIKQVASGRFGVTSNYLVNADEIQIKMAQGAKPGEGGQLPGRKVYPWVAEVRGSTPGVGLISPPPHHDIYSIEDLAELIYDLKNANPRADINVKLVSEVGVGTIATGVAKGRADIILVSGYDGGTGASPQGSIRHAGMPWELGLAETHQTLMLNNLRDRVVLETDGKMLSGRDLVVAALLGAEEYGFSTAPLVALGCIMMRVCQMDTCPVGVATQNPELRKNYMGDPAHVVNFMRFIAEDVREIMAELGFRTIQEMIGRTDCLDTVNADSHWKKKGVDLSLLLHVPELEDGSVRYRVQRQNHGLEETLDMQELVPMAAGALENGTAVEATMPITNVNRAVGTILGSEVTRKYGAEGLPEDTIRFNFIGSAGQSFGAFIPKGITLSVEGDSNDYVGKGLSGGKVIVKKSHKATFKAEENIIIGNTALYGATSGEAYISGIAGERFAVRNSGARIVVEGVGDHGCEYMTGGRVAVLGETGRNFGAGMSGGIAYVYDPQGTFLSRCNLEMVLLEDVEAPAEAADLRGLIQRHVTYTGSEAGQRILDDWQTAIQQFVRVIPKDYKRMVEQIQKEEATGLSGDEALLAAFEANMRELARAGG, from the coding sequence ATGAGACAGACAGGTTTACCACCCAAACAGGGATTATACGATCCCCAATTCGAAAAAGACGCCTGCGGCATGGGCTTTGTTGCCCACATCAAGGGAAAACCATCGCACGATATCGTAAGTCAGGCTTTGACCATGCTCGTAAATATGGAGCACCGGGGCGGTCAGGGAAGTGAACCGAACTCCGGTGACGGAGCGGGGATCATGATTCAGGTACCGCATCTGTTTTTTCAAGAGGAAGCGGAGCGACTGGGCTTCAAGCTGCCAAAGGCTGGACATTACGGCGTGGGGATGCTTTTTGTATCCAATGATCCGAAGGTTCGTGAAGTTCATGAGCAGAAGCTGAGAGATATTATCGTAGATGAGGGCCAGAATTGTCTGGGCTTCCGTGATGTTCCGACTTATGACGAAATGCTGGGCAAATCGGCGAAAGCGGCCAAACCGGGCGTACGTCAGGTGTTTATCGGTCGAAGCAGCGATTTGAAGGAAGAGCTGGACTTTGAACGGAAACTGTATGTTATTCGTAAACGGGCGGAGCTTGCCATTCGCTATAACGAAGAGGACCAGAACCGTGAGTCGTTTTATATCCCGAGTTTGTCATGCCGCAAAGTTGTATACAAGGGTATGCTTACAACCGAGCAGGTAGGCAAATTTTATCTGGATTTGCAGGATGAGCGGGTGACTTCGGCAATCGCGCTGATCCATTCCCGTTTCAGTACCAACACGTTCCCGAGCTGGGATCGTGCGCATCCTTATCGTTTTATGATTCACAACGGTGAAATTAACACGATGCGCGGTAACGTGAACTGGATGCATGCACGTCAGGCCCAGTTTGAAAGTGAAGCGTTTGGCGAAGATATCGGCAAGGTAAAACCGGTCATTAACCCGGATGGTTCAGATACAGCCATGTTTGATAATACACTGGAATTTCTGTATTTGAGTGGACGTTCCCTTCCTCATGTAGCCATGATGATGGTGCCGGAGCCTTGGAACAAACACGAGACGATGGACCCGAAGAAGCGGGCATTTTATGAGTATCACAGCACGATGATGGAGCCTTGGGATGGACCGGCTGCGATGGCGTTTACGGACGGTGTTCAGATCGGGGCGATTCTGGATCGCAACGGCCTGCGTCCTGCGCGTTACTATGTGACCAAGGATGACCTGATCGCATTGTCTTCAGAAGCGGGTGTACTGGATATCGCTCCTGAAAATGTACTTTACAAGGATCGTCTTCGTCCGGGACGGATGCTACTGGTCGATACCCAGGAGGGCCGCATCATTTCTGACGAAGAGTTGAAGGAGCGTATCGCTTCCGAGGAACCTTATCAGGAATGGCTGGATGAGCATCTGGTCAATCTGGATGAGCTGCCGGAAGCTCTGGAGCAGCCGGAGCCGAAGCATGAGAATGTAAACCAGCTTCAGCTGGCTTTTGGCTATACGTTTGAAGAACTGCGCAAGATTCTGGAGCCGATGGCGCTCACAGGTGCGGAACCGATTGGCTCGATGGGATATGATGCTCCATTGGCGGTGCTGTCTGACCGTCCGCAACGTTTGTACAACTATTTTAAACAGATGTTTGCTCAAGTCACGAATCCGCCGATTGATGCCATTCGGGAAGAGATCGTAACGTCCACGGCAACTACGATTGGACCTGAGCGCAATTTGCTGCATCCGGAACCTGAAAGCTGTCGTCAGATTCGTCTGGATTCACCGGTGCTGTCGAATGAGGAATTTGCCAAAATTCGTCATGTACACCGTCCAGGCTTCAAGTCGATGACGATTCCGATCTTCTTTGAAGCGAAGGAAGGCGCAGAAGGACTGCGTAAGGCACTCGAAGGACTGTTTGAGGCTGCTGACCGTGTCATTGACAAGGGTCATAACATCCTGATTCTGTCCGACCGTGGCGTGGATGCTGAGAATGCGGCCATTCCGGCGTTGCTGGCTGTCTCCAGCCTGCATCACCACTTGATCAAGCAGGGTACACGCACACGTGTAAGTATTTTGCTGGAGTCCGGAGAGCCGAGAGATATTCATCATTATGCGGTGTTGCTTGGTTACGGCGTGAGTGCGGTTAATCCGTATCTGGCTTTCGAAACGCTGGATGTCATGATTCAGCAGGGCTTGCTGCGCGGTGTCTCGCATGAAAAAGCAATTAAAAATTATATTAAAGCAGCTACCAAGGGTGTCGTTAAAATATTGTCCAAAATGGGTATTTCCACGATTCAGTCGTACCGTGGAGCACAAATTTTTGAGGCCGTAGGTCTCAAACAGGATTTCGTTGATCGCTACTTCACCTGGACACCTTCCCGCATTGGCGGTATCGGTTTGGAGGAAGTCACGGTGGAAGCGCTGGCTCACCACAATCGTGCTTTTACTGACAAGGACGGCAACGACAAGGTGCTGGATTCAGGCGGCGAATATCAATGGCGTAACGATGGGGAAGAGCATTTGTTTAATCCGCAAACGATACATTTGCTCCAGCAGTCGGTTCGCTCGGGAGACTACAAGCTGTACAAGAAATACGCCAAGCTGGTTCAGGGTGAAACTGAACAGCATTTGACGATTCGCTCCATGCTTCAGTTGAAGCCTGCGGGTGAACCTGTGCCACTGGAAGAAGTGGAATCCGCTGCATCGATTATGCGTCGTTTTAAGACGGGAGCTATGTCCTTCGGCTCAATCAGTCAGGAAGCGCATGAGGATATGGCGATTGCGATGAACCGTATCGGCGGCAAGAGCAACACCGGTGAAGGTGGGGAAAACCCTGCACGTTTCATTCCGGATGCCAATGGCGATTCTCGCCGCAGCTCGATCAAGCAGGTGGCATCAGGCCGATTTGGTGTAACGTCGAATTATTTGGTGAACGCCGACGAAATTCAGATTAAAATGGCGCAAGGCGCGAAGCCGGGCGAAGGCGGACAGCTGCCAGGACGCAAGGTGTATCCTTGGGTGGCTGAGGTGCGTGGTTCTACGCCGGGCGTGGGACTGATTTCGCCGCCGCCGCATCACGATATTTATTCTATCGAGGATTTGGCAGAGCTGATCTACGATCTCAAAAACGCCAATCCGCGTGCTGACATTAACGTGAAGCTGGTGTCGGAGGTAGGCGTAGGTACGATTGCAACAGGAGTGGCTAAAGGCCGCGCTGACATTATTCTGGTCAGCGGCTATGACGGGGGTACAGGCGCTTCTCCGCAAGGCTCCATCCGCCATGCGGGTATGCCTTGGGAGCTGGGTCTGGCCGAAACGCATCAGACGCTGATGCTGAACAATCTGCGCGACCGCGTGGTGCTGGAGACAGACGGCAAGATGCTGTCTGGCCGCGATTTGGTGGTAGCTGCTCTGCTGGGCGCGGAAGAATACGGCTTCTCTACAGCGCCGCTTGTGGCGTTGGGCTGTATTATGATGCGGGTTTGCCAAATGGACACCTGTCCGGTTGGTGTGGCTACACAGAATCCGGAGCTGCGCAAAAATTATATGGGTGATCCTGCCCATGTGGTGAATTTTATGCGTTTCATCGCAGAAGATGTCCGCGAAATTATGGCGGAGCTGGGCTTCCGCACGATTCAGGAAATGATCGGACGTACGGACTGTCTGGATACCGTAAACGCCGATTCGCACTGGAAGAAGAAAGGCGTCGATCTGAGCTTGCTGCTGCATGTTCCTGAGTTGGAAGACGGTAGTGTACGTTACCGCGTACAACGCCAAAACCACGGGCTGGAAGAAACGCTTGATATGCAGGAGCTCGTACCGATGGCTGCTGGGGCGTTGGAGAACGGAACAGCTGTAGAGGCTACCATGCCTATAACGAACGTGAATCGGGCCGTAGGTACGATTCTGGGCAGCGAGGTCACCCGCAAGTACGGAGCGGAGGGCTTGCCTGAGGATACGATTCGCTTTAACTTCATCGGATCAGCAGGTCAGAGCTTCGGGGCTTTTATTCCTAAAGGCATCACGCTGAGCGTTGAAGGCGACAGCAATGACTATGTAGGTAAAGGGCTATCCGGTGGTAAGGTTATTGTGAAGAAATCTCACAAAGCGACCTTTAAGGCAGAAGAGAACATTATTATCGGAAATACGGCTTTGTATGGAGCGACCAGCGGGGAAGCTTATATTAGCGGAATTGCAGGGGAGCGCTTTGCCGTTCGGAACTCCGGCGCACGTATCGTCGTCGAGGGTGTCGGCGATCATGGCTGTGAGTATATGACAGGCGGACGTGTAGCTGTACTGGGCGAGACTGGACGGAATTTTGGAGCCGGGATGTCTGGAGGTATTGCATACGTCTATGACCCTCAGGGGACGTTTCTGAGCCGTTGTAACCTGGAAATGGTGCTGCTGGAAGACGTGGAAGCCCCCGCGGAAGCAGCGGATCTGCGTGGTCTGATTCAGCGTCATGTCACGTACACAGGCAGCGAAGCGGGACAACGTATTTTGGATGACTGGCAGACTGCGATTCAGCAGTTTGTACGGGTGATTCCAAAGGATTACAAGCGTATGGTAGAACAGATACAAAAAGAAGAGGCGACCGGCTTGAGCGGGGATGAGGCTCTGCTGGCTGCATTTGAAGCCAATATGCGTGAACTGGCGCGTGCCGGGGGTTAA
- a CDS encoding ATP-binding protein codes for MKLKKSAEDQMIFLYRYVSLSLTSLVFLFESSGLIVWQKLLLIVFLFISVTLFTWIYRKYRLHEMVLKCCIALETAGIILLLLPTGGMDSPFKWYVITPMLVACAHLSMRYSWTLLLSYIGLVLTFCYIFFTPGQYFLWDMVLQNANLFLVLIVTTMAMQVIGVMKNELKMAKEQANETMEHIKSIYHIMETTSHNEALNLGQVISDYTVKLTKQSRAFFWLDSQEEDAPESSQTGWTVEEEEQLFEELGNYREEFREEREPFFRHLPEWGDFLMITVPMTTRFVATIGLKLGPDQSLTGRRWLVQQLIFLAELSAVFLERYELERIENQLIVTNEQNRIANEMHDNVSQSLFGIVYATHSLRQTWHDQSKEQVEEQIELIQQSANQAVRELKGAIHSLSSKKSGGPTWLGTVKSHLHTLSKLNHVQIDFDIHGDHFSLPYLYQKALFRIISEAAGNAIRHGLAKRIDVKLKLTPQVIKLSIHDDGVGFETARMVAGGEVVSAGSGLGMMNMEYLAQSMGGEFDISSRIGEGTQIRLSIPVNAYE; via the coding sequence ATGAAGTTGAAGAAGTCAGCAGAAGACCAAATGATTTTTTTGTACCGGTATGTATCACTATCTTTAACGTCGCTTGTTTTTCTGTTCGAATCATCCGGATTAATCGTGTGGCAGAAGTTATTACTCATTGTGTTTCTATTTATATCTGTTACATTATTTACGTGGATTTACCGCAAGTACAGACTTCATGAGATGGTACTGAAATGTTGCATTGCTCTGGAAACCGCAGGGATCATTTTGTTGCTGCTCCCGACGGGAGGGATGGATAGTCCGTTCAAATGGTATGTGATTACCCCTATGCTGGTGGCTTGTGCTCATCTTTCTATGAGGTACAGTTGGACGCTCCTTCTTTCTTATATCGGCTTGGTACTCACATTTTGTTATATCTTTTTTACACCAGGTCAATATTTTTTGTGGGATATGGTGTTGCAAAATGCGAATTTATTTCTGGTGCTGATTGTGACCACGATGGCGATGCAGGTGATCGGTGTCATGAAGAATGAGCTGAAGATGGCGAAGGAGCAAGCTAATGAGACGATGGAGCATATTAAGTCGATTTACCACATCATGGAGACGACCAGCCACAACGAGGCATTGAATCTGGGGCAGGTCATCTCGGACTACACGGTTAAGCTGACGAAGCAGAGTCGCGCGTTTTTCTGGTTGGACAGTCAGGAGGAGGATGCGCCGGAGAGCAGCCAGACAGGTTGGACGGTGGAGGAAGAGGAGCAGCTATTCGAGGAGCTGGGGAATTATCGTGAGGAATTCAGGGAAGAACGGGAGCCTTTTTTCAGGCATCTGCCGGAATGGGGCGATTTTCTCATGATCACGGTACCGATGACGACTCGATTTGTAGCGACCATCGGACTCAAGCTGGGCCCGGATCAAAGTCTGACGGGAAGACGCTGGCTTGTGCAGCAACTGATATTCCTCGCTGAGCTGAGCGCCGTGTTTTTGGAGCGCTATGAGCTGGAGCGTATCGAAAATCAGTTGATTGTGACAAATGAGCAGAACCGGATTGCGAATGAAATGCATGATAATGTATCACAAAGTCTTTTTGGCATTGTGTACGCGACGCATTCACTTCGGCAGACATGGCATGATCAGTCGAAGGAGCAGGTGGAGGAACAGATTGAGCTGATTCAGCAATCCGCTAATCAGGCAGTGAGAGAGCTAAAAGGGGCCATTCATAGCTTAAGCTCGAAAAAGAGCGGGGGCCCGACTTGGTTAGGAACAGTGAAAAGCCATCTGCATACGCTGTCCAAGCTGAATCATGTACAGATTGATTTTGATATTCATGGGGATCATTTTTCACTGCCGTACTTGTATCAAAAGGCTTTGTTTCGTATCATATCCGAAGCCGCAGGTAACGCAATCCGGCATGGGTTGGCGAAGCGGATTGATGTGAAGTTAAAATTGACGCCTCAAGTGATTAAATTGTCTATTCATGACGACGGAGTAGGGTTCGAGACAGCGAGAATGGTTGCAGGAGGTGAGGTGGTCAGTGCAGGCAGTGGCCTGGGCATGATGAATATGGAATATTTAGCTCAATCGATGGGAGGTGAATTTGATATTTCAAGTCGAATCGGAGAGGGAACACAGATCCGATTGTCCATTCCGGTAAATGCTTATGAATAA
- a CDS encoding response regulator transcription factor — translation MKIVIVDDHPLVRKGLAAVISMQPNVQFAGEAQNQQEALVVIEETDPDLVLLDLKLADESGLDIIKIARGRGFRSKFILLTSSATREDFLKAEEASVDGYVLKEALPEELIYAIHLVNKGRKYYDPAILENKLREDAGNLTDDLTPKEKEVLVELGQGACNREIASRLFISEFTVKKHVSQILAKLRLADRTQAALYANAIGLAKYEPRTSSV, via the coding sequence ATGAAAATTGTCATTGTCGATGATCATCCTTTAGTACGGAAAGGACTCGCTGCGGTTATATCCATGCAGCCCAATGTTCAGTTTGCGGGAGAGGCCCAGAATCAACAGGAAGCACTTGTGGTTATCGAGGAAACGGATCCAGACCTGGTGCTGCTGGACTTGAAACTTGCCGACGAATCAGGTCTGGATATTATCAAAATAGCACGTGGACGCGGGTTCAGAAGCAAATTTATTTTGCTGACATCCTCAGCCACACGAGAAGACTTCCTGAAAGCGGAGGAAGCTTCTGTGGACGGCTACGTACTCAAGGAGGCTTTGCCTGAGGAACTAATTTACGCGATTCATCTTGTCAACAAAGGACGCAAATATTATGATCCTGCTATTCTGGAGAACAAGCTGCGGGAGGATGCGGGCAATCTGACAGACGACCTGACACCGAAGGAAAAGGAAGTATTGGTCGAGCTGGGACAGGGAGCCTGCAACCGCGAAATTGCATCCCGGCTATTCATCAGCGAATTTACAGTCAAAAAGCATGTCAGTCAGATTTTGGCCAAGCTGCGGCTGGCGGATCGGACGCAGGCAGCGTTGTATGCCAATGCGATTGGGCTGGCGAAGTACGAGCCAAGGACATCTAGCGTGTGA
- a CDS encoding Wzz/FepE/Etk N-terminal domain-containing protein — translation MEKTILDYLVLIKKRLWLIAIFVILSCVTTYFVSDNVVKPVYSASSQLLVNHISGKQGSNNLNDVNTSLNLVESYKQILTSPKIMEAVVTTHPEFGLTQQKLAEKLQVKTSDKSQVIGLTFEAGSYPQAAAVVNAVTQKFVQTVPGLMELNNVKILNEADPRANPDPTNGNPLMNIAISFLVSLMIALGTIVFLESINGTLRTEKEADADIGIPVIASIPVIRKKDIDGAAGNSKERVGERKYAAIE, via the coding sequence GTGGAGAAAACCATTTTGGATTATCTGGTCCTAATCAAAAAAAGATTGTGGCTGATTGCGATTTTTGTCATTCTCTCATGCGTAACGACTTACTTTGTGAGCGACAATGTCGTGAAGCCGGTCTATTCCGCATCAAGTCAGCTGCTGGTTAACCATATTTCCGGTAAGCAGGGGAGCAACAATCTGAACGACGTCAACACAAGTCTTAATTTGGTGGAAAGCTACAAGCAAATTCTCACTTCACCCAAAATTATGGAGGCTGTCGTAACGACCCATCCCGAATTCGGCTTGACGCAGCAAAAGCTGGCAGAAAAGCTACAGGTCAAAACCTCGGATAAAAGTCAGGTCATCGGCTTGACGTTTGAGGCAGGGAGTTATCCACAGGCCGCCGCTGTTGTCAACGCGGTAACCCAGAAATTCGTGCAGACGGTTCCGGGACTGATGGAATTGAATAATGTGAAAATCTTGAATGAGGCGGACCCGCGGGCCAATCCTGACCCGACCAATGGAAATCCGCTCATGAATATTGCGATTAGCTTTCTCGTATCGCTGATGATTGCGCTGGGCACGATTGTGTTTCTGGAAAGCATCAACGGTACGCTGCGCACGGAAAAAGAGGCAGATGCGGACATCGGTATTCCGGTGATTGCATCCATCCCGGTCATTCGCAAGAAGGACATCGACGGCGCAGCCGGAAATTCCAAAGAACGGGTAGGGGAGCGTAAATATGCTGCGATTGAATGA
- a CDS encoding CpsD/CapB family tyrosine-protein kinase, whose product MLRLNDMLITESNPSSYVSESFRSLRTYIRQQVIGQTDRGTVLLLTSPESGAGKTTLLANIGVSFAQEGKKVALVDCNLHTPALHEIFGLENTGGLSAYLHGGASSKSIVRHGVPELSIIPGGDILYNAADLLGSERMVELLEELKREYDIILLDSAPALNYTDARLVASLTDGVILVARHARTKREDLRKTKQLMDQAGATLVGIVMNQVK is encoded by the coding sequence ATGCTGCGATTGAATGACATGTTGATTACAGAAAGCAATCCTTCATCGTATGTCTCGGAATCATTCCGGTCCCTCCGTACATACATCCGGCAGCAGGTCATCGGGCAGACGGACCGCGGGACGGTTCTGCTGCTGACCTCGCCAGAGAGCGGAGCAGGCAAAACAACGCTGCTCGCCAACATCGGCGTTTCCTTTGCACAAGAAGGCAAGAAGGTGGCTCTGGTGGATTGCAATCTCCATACACCAGCGTTGCACGAGATATTCGGTTTGGAGAATACCGGAGGTTTATCGGCTTATTTGCACGGTGGAGCTTCTTCCAAGTCCATCGTCAGGCATGGCGTGCCAGAGCTGTCTATTATTCCCGGCGGAGACATCTTGTACAACGCAGCTGACTTGCTCGGCAGTGAACGCATGGTGGAGCTGCTGGAAGAGCTAAAACGCGAATATGACATCATACTGCTCGACTCGGCTCCGGCGCTGAACTACACGGATGCCCGGCTGGTCGCAAGCTTGACGGATGGTGTGATTCTCGTCGCCAGACACGCCCGGACCAAACGGGAAGATTTACGCAAAACAAAGCAACTCATGGATCAGGCCGGTGCGACACTGGTTGGAATTGTGATGAATCAGGTGAAGTAA
- the galU gene encoding UTP--glucose-1-phosphate uridylyltransferase GalU — translation MTKRVKKAIIPAAGLGTRFLPATKAMPKEMLPIINKPTIQYIVEEAIASGIEDIIIVTGKGKRAIEDHFDNAFELESKLLEDGKLKLLEEVQRSSGVEIHYIRQKEPKGLGHAVWCARRFIGDEPFGVLLGDDIVTGQKPCLRQLMDQYEETQNSVIGVQRVPQEFTNRYGIIEPDQQDGRLYRVNNFIEKPAPGTAPSDLAIMGRYVFSPKIFKYLDLQEKGAGGEIQLTDAIQKLNQSERVYAYDFEGTRYDVGERLGYILTTLEFALASDDLKYPVIEAMHEWLKKTEKATTAG, via the coding sequence ATGACGAAAAGAGTGAAAAAGGCCATTATTCCAGCAGCAGGGTTGGGTACGCGCTTCCTACCTGCGACCAAAGCAATGCCTAAGGAAATGCTTCCGATTATCAATAAGCCCACAATTCAATATATCGTGGAAGAAGCAATTGCTTCCGGTATTGAGGACATTATTATCGTAACGGGCAAAGGCAAGCGTGCTATTGAGGATCACTTTGACAACGCATTTGAGCTGGAATCGAAACTGCTGGAGGACGGCAAGCTGAAGCTTCTGGAAGAGGTACAGCGTTCTTCGGGAGTAGAAATTCACTACATTCGCCAGAAAGAACCCAAAGGTTTGGGACATGCGGTATGGTGCGCAAGACGCTTTATCGGGGACGAGCCGTTTGGCGTACTGCTGGGTGATGATATCGTAACAGGTCAGAAGCCTTGCCTGCGTCAGCTGATGGATCAGTATGAGGAAACTCAAAATTCCGTCATCGGTGTACAGCGGGTACCGCAGGAATTCACGAATCGCTACGGCATCATTGAACCGGATCAACAGGACGGACGTCTGTATCGGGTAAATAATTTTATAGAGAAACCGGCTCCAGGCACAGCGCCTTCCGATCTGGCTATTATGGGCCGTTATGTATTCTCACCAAAAATTTTCAAGTATCTCGATCTTCAGGAAAAAGGGGCGGGCGGCGAAATTCAGTTGACCGATGCCATCCAAAAGCTGAATCAAAGCGAGCGCGTGTACGCCTATGACTTTGAAGGAACACGTTATGACGTGGGCGAGCGTCTTGGTTATATTTTGACCACACTTGAATTTGCACTCGCTAGCGATGATTTGAAGTATCCGGTTATAGAGGCCATGCACGAGTGGCTGAAAAAGACCGAGAAAGCAACCACGGCAGGTTGA
- a CDS encoding sugar transferase, with translation MSMENLPEDGEAVMSGKAFYMPYGNTQIQDKTSYLVTKRLLDMLLSFVGLIVLLPLFIVVGVLIKLEDPKGSVFFKQIRVGKNEKLFNMYKFRSMVSNAEELKKDLMELNEVSGAMFKIKNDPRITKIGSFLRKTSIDEIPQLWNVLVGDMTLVGPRPPLPSEVEQYSDYDKQRLIVTPGCTGYWQVSARNSVGFEEMVQMDLKYIHVRNTWLDLKIIMKTGIKMLFSKDAY, from the coding sequence ATGAGCATGGAAAATTTACCGGAGGACGGCGAGGCTGTCATGTCAGGTAAAGCGTTTTACATGCCATACGGAAATACACAAATTCAGGATAAAACGTCTTACCTGGTAACCAAGCGATTGCTCGACATGTTGCTGTCTTTCGTGGGTTTGATCGTATTACTGCCGCTTTTTATCGTGGTGGGTGTTTTGATCAAGCTCGAAGATCCGAAGGGAAGCGTGTTTTTCAAGCAAATTCGGGTGGGCAAGAACGAGAAGCTATTCAACATGTATAAATTCCGTTCGATGGTGTCCAATGCCGAGGAGCTGAAAAAAGATTTGATGGAGCTGAATGAAGTGAGCGGCGCCATGTTCAAAATTAAAAACGATCCGCGGATTACGAAGATTGGCAGTTTTTTGCGCAAGACGAGTATTGATGAGATTCCGCAGCTGTGGAATGTGCTGGTCGGGGACATGACGTTAGTGGGTCCGCGTCCGCCATTGCCGAGCGAGGTTGAGCAATACTCCGATTATGACAAGCAACGCCTGATTGTCACACCGGGATGTACCGGCTACTGGCAGGTGAGCGCACGTAACAGTGTAGGCTTCGAAGAAATGGTGCAAATGGATTTGAAGTATATTCATGTTCGCAATACGTGGCTCGATCTGAAAATCATCATGAAAACAGGCATTAAAATGCTGTTCTCCAAGGATGCTTACTGA
- a CDS encoding glycosyltransferase: MDAFKRCPAVSVVICTYNRANLLEKTLMSLLELNDLALAEIIVVDNRSTDHTAATIKRFSAAHGQDIHLRYHYEREQGLSAARNAGITLSRAEVIAFLDDDAIPCVSWLQTIMSTFGNNPELTAMGGKIDPLFETERPGWLTGPLELPYTIIDLGKAIREYPAGLNPFGANMAMRKTAFAAVMFPLHLGRKGDILLSGEESWVFEQIRKNGGTIMYHPHMAVKHFVPAARLTKEWIMNRYYCQGMSHAVQAAGLRGNVMLMAKTAAKWLYNTVDSLLARTEGRKLLNRCRFESIRGTLDTLRNRKSESAAG; this comes from the coding sequence ATGGATGCATTCAAGCGGTGTCCCGCAGTGTCCGTCGTTATTTGCACCTATAACCGGGCGAACCTGCTGGAAAAAACGCTAATGTCCCTGCTGGAGCTGAACGACCTTGCGCTGGCTGAGATCATTGTGGTCGATAATCGCTCCACCGATCATACGGCGGCGACGATCAAAAGATTTAGTGCCGCACACGGTCAGGATATTCATCTCCGGTATCATTATGAGCGCGAGCAAGGATTATCAGCTGCTCGTAATGCGGGCATTACGTTATCGAGGGCAGAAGTCATTGCTTTTCTGGATGATGATGCGATCCCGTGTGTTTCATGGCTGCAAACGATTATGTCGACCTTCGGGAACAACCCCGAGCTGACGGCCATGGGCGGGAAGATAGATCCTTTGTTTGAAACGGAACGACCGGGTTGGCTGACAGGGCCGCTTGAGCTGCCTTACACGATTATTGACTTGGGAAAAGCCATCCGCGAATATCCGGCGGGACTGAATCCGTTCGGAGCGAATATGGCCATGCGCAAAACGGCTTTTGCTGCCGTGATGTTCCCGCTCCATTTGGGAAGAAAGGGAGATATCCTCTTATCTGGTGAAGAATCGTGGGTTTTCGAGCAGATTCGTAAAAATGGCGGAACGATCATGTATCATCCTCACATGGCTGTGAAGCATTTTGTTCCGGCTGCACGGTTGACGAAGGAATGGATCATGAATCGTTACTACTGTCAGGGCATGTCTCACGCTGTTCAGGCCGCAGGCCTGCGCGGCAACGTGATGCTGATGGCGAAGACGGCAGCCAAATGGCTATACAACACGGTGGACTCCCTGCTGGCACGTACTGAGGGCAGAAAGCTGTTGAACCGGTGCAGATTTGAAAGTATACGGGGAACCCTGGATACGCTGCGCAACCGGAAAAGCGAGTCAGCTGCGGGGTGA